In the genome of Planctomyces sp. SH-PL62, the window TCCTGGCCCTGACCGGCTCCCGGTCCACCCGGCGCGAGCCGGTCCCGGCCCGGGTCTGACCCCGACGGGCCGCCGGCTCACGCGTCGAAGGTGATCAACGGCTTGACGACCCCGTCCGCCTTCGTCTCCATCAGCCGGAGGGCCTCGCCCACCTCCTCGAACCGGAACCGATGGGTCGTCAGCGGGGTCGGGTCGATCCGGCCGGTCTCCAGCAGCCGGAGCAGGCGCCGCATCCGCAGGCTCCCGCCCGGGCAGAGGCCGGTGCGGATCGTCTTGTCGCCCATCCCGACGCCCCAGGCCAGCCGGGGGATCGCCACGGAATCGCCGTGGCCGAAGTAGCCGGCCACCGAGATCGTCCCGCCCGGCCGGGTCGCCTCGACGCACGCCTCGAAGGTCGCCTGGGCCCCCAGGCACTCGATCGCCGAATCGACCCCGACCCCGTCCGTCAGCCGCAGGATCTCCTCGACCGCGTCCCCCCGCGAGGGGTCCACGACCACGTCGGCCCCGAAATGCCGGGCCAGCTCCCGGCGCTTGGGGACGCCCTCGACCGCGATGACCAGGCCCGCCCCCAGCAGCCGGGCGCAGGCCGTCGCCATCAGGCCCACCGGCCCCTGGGCGAAGACCGCCACCACGCCCCCGGGCGGGATGGCGGCGTGCTCGGCCCCCATCAGCCCGGTGGACATCATGTCGGCGCAGTAGACCGCCGCCTCGTCGGGGATCGCGTCCGGGATCGGCGTCAGGTTGGCCCGGGCGTCGTTGACGTGGAAGAACTCGGCGAAGACGCCGTCCTTGTCGTTGGCGTACCGCCAGCCGCCGAGCAGACCCCGGCACTGCGAGGTGTAGCCCCGCTGGCAGTTCTCGCACGAGAAGTCGGGGGTGATGGCCCCGACCAGCACCCGATCCCCGACCCGGAAGCCCTTCACCTCGCCCCCCAGCTCGGCGACGACCCCGACGGCCTCGTGGCCCAGCGTCAGGTCGCGCCGCTCGCCGACGCCGCCCCGCAGGGTGTGGACGTCGGACGTGCAGACCAGGGCGCGCGTCGTCTTGACGACGGCGTCGTTGGGCCCGGGCGTCGGGACGGGCTTGTCCATGAACCCGACCTCGCCGAGCCCCTTCATCACGAAACACTTCATCGTCGCGGCCATGATCGTCCTCCGATCGCCGCTCGCCGCCCCCGGCGAGGCGAGGGTGCGCCGACCGGGAGCGGACTCGTCGGCCTATCGACCAGCGTAGCCGCGCCCGGACGCCTCCGCCATCGCGCCCCCGGCCGACGTGGCACGGAAGAAACGCCGGCCGCGGCCGGCGGCTCAGCGCGGGGCGGCGGGCGCGACGCGGCGGATGCGGTGGTTGCCGGTGTCGCCGATCACGAACGAGCGGCCGTCGGGGGCGAAGGCGACGCCGTGGGGCCGGTCGAGGCCCGCGGCGACGGCCGGGCCGCCGTCCCCGGCCCCCCCTTGACGCCATGACCGGCGACGGTGGAGACGAGCCCCGTGGCGGCGTCGAGGCGTCGGATCGCGTGGTTCTCGGTGTCGACGATGAGGAGGTCGCCGTTCGGGGCGGCGTCGAGTTCCTTCGGGCCGTCGAAGGCCGCGTCGCGGGCCGGGCCGCCGTCGCCGCGATAGCCCTTCCCGCCGCCGGCCAGCGTGGAGACAGTCCCGTCGGCGGCGACCGCGCGGAGCGAGTGGCCGTTGCGTTCGAGGATCAGGAGCGAGCCGTCGGGGAGGGCCTCGACGGCGCGCGGGCCGAAGAACGAGGCCGTCGCGGCGGGGCCGCCGTCCCCCGCGCGTCGGCCCCGGCCGTCGCCGGCGAAGGTGGCGATCCGGCCCGAGGCGAGGTCGACCACGCGGACCCGGTGGCCGGAGACGTCGGCGATGAACAGCCGGCCCCGGCCGTCGAGGGCCACGTCGTTGGGCTCGACGATCCCCGCCTCCGGCCCCGGCCCGCCGTCGCCCGAGGTCTCCTCGCCGCCGTCGCCGGCCACCGTCGTGATGACCCCGGTGCCGCCGTCGACCCGTCGCACCCGGCGGTTGAGCCGGTCGGCGAAGTAGATCGTCCCGTCGGCGTCGATCGCCATCCCGTAGGGCTCGTCCAGTCGGGCCGAGGTCGCCGGGCCGCCGTCTCCGGAGAACCCCTTCCCGCCGTCGCCGGCCACCGTCGTGATGACGCCCGTCGCGGCGTCCACCCGCCGGATGCGATGGTTCCCCGTGTCCGAGAGATACAGGTTCCCCGCGCGGTCGTACACCACGTCGAACGGCTGATCCAGCCGGGCTTGCGCCGCCGGCCCGCCGTCCCCCGAGAACCCGGCCTCGCCCGTCCCGACGATCGTCTCGATCCGGGCCGCGCCGGCGCCGGCGTCGTCCCCGACGAGTCCCAGCAAGCTCGCGGCGAGCGTCAACGCCGTCGGCAGCATCGCGAAAGCGAACATGGATCGCAGTCCCCCTGTCATCCCGGATCGTCTTGAAACGGCGGGCGTCGATCCCGCCCGGCCCATCCCAAGACGGTAAAGCGCCGGGGGCGGAGAACCCAGGGGGGAGCGAGGGAGAAAGGCCCCGTCAGCGTCCCGGTCGGGTTTCGGGGCGATCGGCCGAAGGATCGACGGCGGTCGACGAACGGCGCCAGAACGCGAGTTCGCCGAATCCGCGACCCCGGAGGTTCCAGATGATCAGGAACGCCGCCGAGTTGACGCACAGGCCGAGGAGCAGAATCACCCAGAGAAAATCCATGTCAGTCTCCCGACCCCTCGGGGTCCAGATAGCGGTCGAGGTGGATGAACAGCACCCGCGAATAGCGGAACACCGCCGGCGCCAGCGGCAGGAACGCGGCCCAGGCCGCGACGATCACCCAGGTCATGGGCCAGGACGGGGCGAGCCAGAACCGGCCGATCGCCGTCCCGGCCGCGATGATCGGGATGCCCAGCGCGTAGCTGAAATACATGGCCCCGGTGAAGTATCCCGGCCCGCGCTCGAACCGGCAGCCGCAGCACGGACAGGTCTCGTTCATCCCCAGCGAAGACCGGAAGACCCGCCCCTCGCCGCACTCCGCACACCTCTGCGACAGCACGGCCCGGGGCTTCAGGCGTCCCCCGCCCCCCCCGCGCCGCCTCTCCTGGACTCTCAACGTCCACCCCCATCCTGGCCTCGCCGCGACGGATCCGGCTCGATCCATCTCCTGGATATCCATTTTGGGCCTGTCCCGTCGGAAACCACAATCCTTTCTGTTCGCGAGGGCCGACCTGGCGGACCGTCCGGCGCCGCGGGACGGAGCCTTGAGGCGGCCCGGGGCGGCCGCTAGACTGACCGTCGGCGTCGCACCGTCCGCAGGGGAGGGCCGGCGATGGGCGAAGGGACCGAAGGGCGGGGGGGGACCGAGCCCTGGGACGCCGATGAGGCGTTCCGGCGGCTGCGCGAGGCCGTGCGGGGGCTCCCCAAGGCGGCGGTGTTCGACCTCCGCGACCGCGGGTTCGGCAGCCCGTTCGAGGTCCTCGTCGCCAGCCTGATCTCGGCCCGGACCCGCGACGAGACGACGCTTGCGGTCGGCCTCCGGCTGTTCCCGATCGCGGCCTCGCCCCAGGCGATGATCGACCTGGGGGAAGCCCGGCTGGTCGAGCTGATCCGGCCGGCGACCTTCCCCGAGCCCAAGGCGCGGGACATCCTGGAGCTGTCGCGGCGGATCCTCGCGGAGCACGGCGGGGAGGTCCCGGAGACGGTCGAGGAGCTGACGGCCTTCCGCGGGGTCGGCCCGAAGATCGCGGCCCTGACGCGGGCCGTGGCGTTCGGCGCGGCGACGATCCCGGTCGACGTCCACGTCCACCGGGTCGCCAACCGCTGGGGCCTGGTCGCCACCCGCACGCCGGAGGCGACCATGAAGGCCCTGGAGGCCGTCCTTCCCAGGCGCTACTGGATCGAGACCAACGAACGCCTGGTGCCGTTCGGCAAGTTCATCTGCACGGGCGTCGCGCCGTTTTGCTCGACCTGCCTCCTGCTCTCGATGTGCCGGCGCGTCGGGGTGACGCGGAGCCGGTGAGCGGCCCGGCGGCGGGCTCAGCTCGACTTGTGCGGTTTGCACGAGGCGAGAAAGATACACGTCGACATCTGAGTCAGAGCACCGCGCCGGCATGTCTTAGCAGGGCGGCGGCCTCGGCTTGACCTTCCTTCAACGCCCAGGCCAGCGGAGTGAGGCCATCTCCCCCGGACCGATTCGGATCGGCTCCCCGCGCGATCAGCAACTCCATCGCTTCGATGTTCCCCCCCTTCGCGGCCAGCGCGAGCGGCGGGGTGCCGTCATAGGCATCGTGATGGAGAACGGCCCCGCGATCGAGCGCCATCTGAAGGACCACGACGTTTCCTACCTCCGCCGCATAGGCCGCCAGGCGACCACCGCCCCATCGGCTGATGTGGTCGACATCCGCGTCCTCCCGCAGTTGCGCGTCGAGGAGACTCTCAAACATGATCAAGTCGCCTTCATTCAGGGCATCGAACATCCTGATCTTCGCCCCCCTCGCGAGCAGCAACTTGTACAGGGGCCGATTTCCCTTCTCGCTCGCGTGCGACAGGGCGCTCATGCCGTACTGGTCGACGACGTCGACGTCGGCACCATAATCCAGGAGTCGCCGGACGACTTCCACGTGGCCTCGCTCCGACGCGACCGTCAGGGGGCGTTCGTGGATGTCGCTCTCCTCTTCGGTGTCGGCCCCCCGGGCGAGAAACAGGTCGACCATCGCGAGGTCGCCCAGGAGGCTGGCGACCTGGAGCATCGTCCCGTGATACGTCCACCCCTTGCCGAAGTCGACGTCGGCTCCCTCGTCGAGGAGGGTTCGGGCGAGTTCGACGTCGCCCGACCAGACCGCGTCCGGGAGGGTCTGGCGTCGGCCGCCGGCTGCGAGCAGGATCGGCAGCATCTCGTGCCCGTTCCTTGGGGCGGCGATCGCGCAGGTCGTCGCCGAGTAGCCCTGGGCGTCTGTCAGGTTCGGGTCCGCTCCCCGGTCCAACAAGAGCCGAACCACGTCGAATTGTCCCCACCCCACGGCCTGCATCAACGCGGTAATGCCGGACGCGCTGCCGGCGTCGACGTCCATTCCCTGGTCGATAAAGGCGGCGACCGCAGCCACGTCGCCGCGGCGGGCGGCCTCGATCCATCGGAAATGGCGATGCTCGTTTTCATCCATGAATCATCCCGTGGAGGCTCAGAGGCTCAGTCGGGCGCGACCTCGCCGCCGCGCGAGCGCCACCATTGCTTGAGGCGTTCGAGGCGGAGGTGGTTGCGGTCGCGGCCGGTCTGGGTCGCGGGGTCGAAGCGGTTCATGTTGCCCTCGATCTGGCGGTACTCGACGGGGTCGATGTACCAGTTGAGGGTCTCGACGTTCTGCGCCGCCTGGCCGACCTGGATGGTGTCGCAGGTGAAGACGACCGTGCGGAAGAACTCGTCGTCGCCGGTGAGCCGCTTGAAGACGTCGTGGAGGACCTCCAGGTTCTCGTCGTTGCGGAAGAACATGGACGATTCGCGGGCCATGGCGACCCCCTGGGCCGGGATGGCGACCGAGCGGGCGCCCTCGTGGATCAGGGTCAGGAACTGGGGGACCAGGCCGACGCCCCAGGCGACCCACTCGTAGAGCCCGATGGTCGTCTCCGCCGGGGGCTTGGCCGGGGCGTAGACCTCCTGGTCGAGGATCTTCAGCCGCTTCTCGTTGCGGAAGGCGCGGACCTGGACGACGAGCACGCCGGCGGCGTTCTTGCGGAGCCAGTCCTTGTGGCTGTTGATCCAGGCCGCGCCCAGGTTCACGCCGTAGTTGTCGTAGTAGCCGGCGTCGACCACGTGCCGCGCCGGGAACGTGGGGAGCGTGACGACCGAGGTGATGAAGGGGAACGTGGCGCTCATCCGGACGGCCGAGGCCAGGCGGAGGTGGTCCAGCGCCTCGTGCTCGGCGAACAGCTTGGAGAACTCCATCGCCGAGAACGAGCTGAGGGCCGGGTATTCCAGGTCGTAGTCGTCGACGTCGGCGGCGGTCTTGAGGCGGCCGTTCTTGTCCTTGGGCTTGCCCTTCAGGTAGCGCTGGAGGAGGGCGTCGCGACTCTCGTCGAGCAAGACGCCGTTGAGGTGGACGGTCATGTCGGCCATCGGCAGGTTGGCGATGATCACCCGCCGGCCGTCCTCGACGAGCATCGGCGAGAAGACGATCGAGGGGATCTCCCCGGCCTTCTCCTTCTCCGCCAGCTCGCCGAAGGTGCGCCCCAGCTCCGGCGCGTAGTCGAGCCAGACGTCCTCCAGCTTGTCGCCCCGGTTGTAGACCGGGAACGGGGTCAGGGCGTTGGGGAGGAAGTCGTGGAAGGCGATCTGCCAGGCGATGGGGGCGAGGAAGTCGGGATGGCGGCCCCCCTGGGGCATGACCCGGTCCGCGCCGTGTTCGGCGTGCAGCGCCACGTATCGCGCCGCGCCGAGCATGCCGCCGGAGGCCCCGGTGATCAGGCGGGTGTGGCGGTGGAAGCCGGGGAAGGTCTCGTCGAGCCGACGGAGGACCGCCTGGGTCCAGACCCCGGCGCGGAGGGCGCCGCCGCTGGTCGTCACCACCACCACGATCGGCTTGCCCCGGCCCGCCGCGCCCGCCGCGGATTCCGACCCGCCCCAGCGCATCCCGGCCAGCCAGCGGTCCAGCAGCTTCTGCCGGGCCGCGAAGTCGGCCGCCCCGTCGGACAGCTCTCGCGACTTCTGGAACTTCGCCAGGTCGACGACCTCGCCATACGTCCGCGGCTTGGACTGGCTGAGGCTCAGGTGGTAGCGGTACTGCTCCAGGACCGTCGGGTAGAGGTCGGGCGCGCCGGGGGTCTTGCCGGCCAGGTCGCGGACGACCACGTCGTAGTCCAGCATGCCGGACCCCGCCACCAGCGTCAGGACCGCGACCGCGGCGATCACCCGCGACTTCCGATGCTGCCGGACCCCCAGCCAGACCGAGAACGTCGCCAGCACGCCCAGCAGGATGCAGAGCGAGAACGCCGGCGGGAACATCCTCTGGGTCGCGTTGGGGAAGACCCACGCCACCAGATAGAGGATCCCGACGATGATCAGCATGTTCTTGGCGTTCCCCTCGGGATCGAGCCGGTCGGAGTCCAGCCGCCAGAGCTGGCCGAGGTCCAGCCGTCGGCCGAGGGCCTGCCGCCGCAGCTCGTTCAGCCGGGTCGGGATCCGGGTGAGGACGACCACGACGGCGATCACCGCCCCGCCGGCCAGCCCCATCAGCCAGGGACCGGCCACGATCTCCTGCACGGCCCCGGAGCGGATGGTCGGCAGGACGGCCGGCAAGGCCAGCATCGTCAGGATCGGCGAGGCGGCGAAGAAGACGAACCAGCCCATCTGCTCGCTGGCCGGCGGCGCCGTCGGCACCAGCCGATCGAGCGCGGGGGGGAGGAACCGCCGGAGCACCGGCGCCAGGCTGCTCCACGCCCGATGCTCCGGGTCCTCCCGATGCGCCTCGTAATCGCTGACGAACAGCAGGTAGAGCATCCAGAAGATGAACAGCGTCACCCCCATCCCCGCCGTGAACTGGTCGCTCGGCTCGGGGCTCCAGAACAGGCCCGGCATCCCCATCCCGGAGAGCCCGCCGTAGACCAGCCAGAGCACCAGCGCCACTTCCAACAGCAGCACGTGGTTCGCCAGCCCCGTGTGGACGACCCGCCAGAGGATCGGATACAGCCGCCACGTCGAGACCGCCGTCAGGCCCAGGACCAGGGTGAGGATCGTCCACTGCGAGTCCAGGAAGATCCGCGCCACCGTCGGCAGGTTCGAGTCGGCCCCGCTCGCCCCGCCCCGCGCCACCGACAGGAGCTTCTGGGCGTCGACCGCCGCCGCGGGGGTCCCGGCCTCGAGGCTCGCGGAGGGGTCGCGGGCGAACGACAGGCAGTACGCCAGGTAGAAGGGAGTCGCCGCCACGATGATCCAGGCGAGGCCCGCCATGCGCAGGCCCCAGCCGTCCCCGCGCCACGGGCGCGCCCGAGTCGTCTCTGCCGCGTCGGTCATGTTCCGGCCGTCCTTAACTAGCTGCGAGCAAACCCCGCCCCGAGACGTCGGCGTCCTGCCGAGTTCGTATTCGAATGGACCCTCACAATGCGTCAGCCGGCCGGGGAAATCAAGAGCGATCGCGGCCCGCGCGAGCCCGGATCGCCTTGACCCGCCGCCTCGCCGGGGATACGATCCCTCAGGAATCTCTCCACTCGTTCGAGACGCGTCGCCTCCTCCAAAACGAGGGAGTCGGCGCGTCAGCCCGGCGTCGCCTCGATGGGCCTGAATCGACGCACCCTCCTCCCATGGCCGACGAACGCCTCCGGCGGCAGATCGCCTTCCTCGCCGCCCAGTTGATGTACAATCGGACCGAATCCGAATACTTCACCGCCAAGCGCAAGGCCGCCAAGCAGCTCGGGGTCGAATACCGATTCCGGCCCGGCGACCTCCCTTCCAACGCCGAGATCCGCGACCAGATCCAGGCCATGGCCCGGATGCACGAGGGCCCCAAGCGGCTCGACGACCTCCGCGCCATGCGGCTGGAGGCCCTCCGCATGATGCGCAAGCTCGCGCGGTTCCGGCCCCGGCTGATCGGCAGCGTCTGGACGGGCCACGTCCGCCAGGGCTCC includes:
- a CDS encoding DUF983 domain-containing protein; its protein translation is MRVQERRRGGGGGRLKPRAVLSQRCAECGEGRVFRSSLGMNETCPCCGCRFERGPGYFTGAMYFSYALGIPIIAAGTAIGRFWLAPSWPMTWVIVAAWAAFLPLAPAVFRYSRVLFIHLDRYLDPEGSGD
- a CDS encoding ankyrin repeat domain-containing protein; the encoded protein is MDENEHRHFRWIEAARRGDVAAVAAFIDQGMDVDAGSASGITALMQAVGWGQFDVVRLLLDRGADPNLTDAQGYSATTCAIAAPRNGHEMLPILLAAGGRRQTLPDAVWSGDVELARTLLDEGADVDFGKGWTYHGTMLQVASLLGDLAMVDLFLARGADTEEESDIHERPLTVASERGHVEVVRRLLDYGADVDVVDQYGMSALSHASEKGNRPLYKLLLARGAKIRMFDALNEGDLIMFESLLDAQLREDADVDHISRWGGGRLAAYAAEVGNVVVLQMALDRGAVLHHDAYDGTPPLALAAKGGNIEAMELLIARGADPNRSGGDGLTPLAWALKEGQAEAAALLRHAGAVL
- a CDS encoding NAD(P)-dependent alcohol dehydrogenase is translated as MKCFVMKGLGEVGFMDKPVPTPGPNDAVVKTTRALVCTSDVHTLRGGVGERRDLTLGHEAVGVVAELGGEVKGFRVGDRVLVGAITPDFSCENCQRGYTSQCRGLLGGWRYANDKDGVFAEFFHVNDARANLTPIPDAIPDEAAVYCADMMSTGLMGAEHAAIPPGGVVAVFAQGPVGLMATACARLLGAGLVIAVEGVPKRRELARHFGADVVVDPSRGDAVEEILRLTDGVGVDSAIECLGAQATFEACVEATRPGGTISVAGYFGHGDSVAIPRLAWGVGMGDKTIRTGLCPGGSLRMRRLLRLLETGRIDPTPLTTHRFRFEEVGEALRLMETKADGVVKPLITFDA
- the nth gene encoding endonuclease III domain-containing protein, with the protein product MGEGTEGRGGTEPWDADEAFRRLREAVRGLPKAAVFDLRDRGFGSPFEVLVASLISARTRDETTLAVGLRLFPIAASPQAMIDLGEARLVELIRPATFPEPKARDILELSRRILAEHGGEVPETVEELTAFRGVGPKIAALTRAVAFGAATIPVDVHVHRVANRWGLVATRTPEATMKALEAVLPRRYWIETNERLVPFGKFICTGVAPFCSTCLLLSMCRRVGVTRSR